The Struthio camelus isolate bStrCam1 chromosome 5, bStrCam1.hap1, whole genome shotgun sequence genome has a segment encoding these proteins:
- the DHCR7 gene encoding 7-dehydrocholesterol reductase isoform X5, with product MAALQEKRSSEERRRKSVQNGTQTSQGQWGRAWEVDWFSLASILFLLVFAPLIVYYFIMSCDQYQCSLINPLVDLLMGNTHLSDIWNKTPTLTYKAAGIYILWVTFQVILYVFIPDFCHKFLPGYVGGIQEGAVTPAGVVNKYEINGLQAWIITHVLWFANAFYFHCFSPTIIFDNWIPLLWCANILGYGVSTFAMIKGYFFPTNAKDCKFTGNFFYDYMMGIEFNPRIGKWFDFKLFFNGRPGIVAWTLINLSYAAKQQELYGQVTNSMILVNALQGIYVLDFFWNEAWYLKTIDICHDHFGWYLGWGDCVWLPYLYTLQGLYLVYHPVQLGTANAVGILILGLVGYYIFRVTNHQKDLFRRTNGNCKIWGKKPEYIECSYMSVDGTSINLELKKSCMYSYS from the exons ATGGCAGCCCTTCAGGAGAAAAGATCTTCTGAAGAAAGAAGGCGCAAAAGTGTCCAAAATGGTACTCAGACATCTCAAGGACAGTGGGGAAGAGCATG GGAAGTAGACTGGTTTTCTTTAGCAAGCATCCTTTTCCTGCTCGTGTTTGCACCACTCATTGTATATTACTTCATAATGTCCTGTGACCAGTACCAGTGCTCCCTGATCAATCCACTCGTTGACTTGCTCATGGGGAATACGCATCTGTCTGACATCTGGAACAAAACTCCTACGCTGACATACAAGGCTGCTGGCATCTATATCCTTTGGGTCACTTTCCAG GTGATTTTGTATGTGTTCATTCCTGATTTCTGCCATAAGTTCCTTCCTGGATATGTAGGAGGTATACAGGAAGGTGCTGTCACTCCTGCTG GTGTAGTAAATAAGTATGAAATCAATGGACTTCAGGCTTGGATCATTACCCATGTGCTTTGGTTTGCAAATGCCTTTTACTTCCACTGCTTCTCACCTACCATAATTTTTGACAACTGGATTCCTCTTCTGTGGTGTGCCAACATCCTGGGATATGGGGTTTCCACGTTTGCAATGATTAAAGGCTACTTTTTCCCTACTAATGCCAAAGACTG CAAATTCACTGGCAACTTTTTTTATGACTACATGATGGGGATTGAGTTTAACCCTCGAATAGGAAAGTGGTTTGATTTCAAGCTCTTCTTCAATGGGCGCCCTGGTATTGTAGCCTGGACTCTAATTAACCTTTCCTATGCTGCTAAACAACAGGAACTGTATGGTCAAGTAACCAACTCCATGATCCTTGTCAATGCCCTTCAG GGTATTTATGTTTTGGACTTCTTCTGGAATGAAGCCTGGTATTTGAAAACCATCGATATCTGCCATGATCATTTTGGATGGTACTTGGGCTGGGGAGACTGTGTTTGGTTGCCATACCTCTATACTCTGCAG GGTTTATATTTGGTTTATCACCCTGTCCAACTCGGCACGGCTAACGCTGTAGGGATCTTGATACTGGGATTGGTTGGCTATTATATCTTCAGGGTGACCAACCACCAGAAAGATCTCTTCCGTCGTACAAATGGCAACTGCAAGATATGGGGAAAGAAGCCGGAATACATTGAGTGTTCCTACATGTCTGTGGATGGTACAAG tattaacTTGGAATTGAAGAAAAGTTGCATGTATTCATATTCCTGA
- the DHCR7 gene encoding 7-dehydrocholesterol reductase isoform X6, translating to MYQCSLINPLVDLLMGNTHLSDIWNKTPTLTYKAAGIYILWVTFQVILYVFIPDFCHKFLPGYVGGIQEGAVTPAGVVNKYEINGLQAWIITHVLWFANAFYFHCFSPTIIFDNWIPLLWCANILGYGVSTFAMIKGYFFPTNAKDCKFTGNFFYDYMMGIEFNPRIGKWFDFKLFFNGRPGIVAWTLINLSYAAKQQELYGQVTNSMILVNALQGIYVLDFFWNEAWYLKTIDICHDHFGWYLGWGDCVWLPYLYTLQGLYLVYHPVQLGTANAVGILILGLVGYYIFRVTNHQKDLFRRTNGNCKIWGKKPEYIECSYMSVDGTSINLELKKSCMYSYS from the exons ATG TACCAGTGCTCCCTGATCAATCCACTCGTTGACTTGCTCATGGGGAATACGCATCTGTCTGACATCTGGAACAAAACTCCTACGCTGACATACAAGGCTGCTGGCATCTATATCCTTTGGGTCACTTTCCAG GTGATTTTGTATGTGTTCATTCCTGATTTCTGCCATAAGTTCCTTCCTGGATATGTAGGAGGTATACAGGAAGGTGCTGTCACTCCTGCTG GTGTAGTAAATAAGTATGAAATCAATGGACTTCAGGCTTGGATCATTACCCATGTGCTTTGGTTTGCAAATGCCTTTTACTTCCACTGCTTCTCACCTACCATAATTTTTGACAACTGGATTCCTCTTCTGTGGTGTGCCAACATCCTGGGATATGGGGTTTCCACGTTTGCAATGATTAAAGGCTACTTTTTCCCTACTAATGCCAAAGACTG CAAATTCACTGGCAACTTTTTTTATGACTACATGATGGGGATTGAGTTTAACCCTCGAATAGGAAAGTGGTTTGATTTCAAGCTCTTCTTCAATGGGCGCCCTGGTATTGTAGCCTGGACTCTAATTAACCTTTCCTATGCTGCTAAACAACAGGAACTGTATGGTCAAGTAACCAACTCCATGATCCTTGTCAATGCCCTTCAG GGTATTTATGTTTTGGACTTCTTCTGGAATGAAGCCTGGTATTTGAAAACCATCGATATCTGCCATGATCATTTTGGATGGTACTTGGGCTGGGGAGACTGTGTTTGGTTGCCATACCTCTATACTCTGCAG GGTTTATATTTGGTTTATCACCCTGTCCAACTCGGCACGGCTAACGCTGTAGGGATCTTGATACTGGGATTGGTTGGCTATTATATCTTCAGGGTGACCAACCACCAGAAAGATCTCTTCCGTCGTACAAATGGCAACTGCAAGATATGGGGAAAGAAGCCGGAATACATTGAGTGTTCCTACATGTCTGTGGATGGTACAAG tattaacTTGGAATTGAAGAAAAGTTGCATGTATTCATATTCCTGA
- the DHCR7 gene encoding 7-dehydrocholesterol reductase isoform X3, whose product MKSVSLDCSVQDSMAALQEKRSSEERRRKSVQNGTQTSQGQWGRAWEVDWFSLASILFLLVFAPLIVYYFIMSCDQYQCSLINPLVDLLMGNTHLSDIWNKTPTLTYKAAGIYILWVTFQVILYVFIPDFCHKFLPGYVGGIQEGAVTPAGVVNKYEINGLQAWIITHVLWFANAFYFHCFSPTIIFDNWIPLLWCANILGYGVSTFAMIKGYFFPTNAKDCKFTGNFFYDYMMGIEFNPRIGKWFDFKLFFNGRPGIVAWTLINLSYAAKQQELYGQVTNSMILVNALQGIYVLDFFWNEAWYLKTIDICHDHFGWYLGWGDCVWLPYLYTLQGLYLVYHPVQLGTANAVGILILGLVGYYIFRVTNHQKDLFRRTNGNCKIWGKKPEYIECSYMSVDGTSINLELKKSCMYSYS is encoded by the exons GACAGCATGGCAGCCCTTCAGGAGAAAAGATCTTCTGAAGAAAGAAGGCGCAAAAGTGTCCAAAATGGTACTCAGACATCTCAAGGACAGTGGGGAAGAGCATG GGAAGTAGACTGGTTTTCTTTAGCAAGCATCCTTTTCCTGCTCGTGTTTGCACCACTCATTGTATATTACTTCATAATGTCCTGTGACCAGTACCAGTGCTCCCTGATCAATCCACTCGTTGACTTGCTCATGGGGAATACGCATCTGTCTGACATCTGGAACAAAACTCCTACGCTGACATACAAGGCTGCTGGCATCTATATCCTTTGGGTCACTTTCCAG GTGATTTTGTATGTGTTCATTCCTGATTTCTGCCATAAGTTCCTTCCTGGATATGTAGGAGGTATACAGGAAGGTGCTGTCACTCCTGCTG GTGTAGTAAATAAGTATGAAATCAATGGACTTCAGGCTTGGATCATTACCCATGTGCTTTGGTTTGCAAATGCCTTTTACTTCCACTGCTTCTCACCTACCATAATTTTTGACAACTGGATTCCTCTTCTGTGGTGTGCCAACATCCTGGGATATGGGGTTTCCACGTTTGCAATGATTAAAGGCTACTTTTTCCCTACTAATGCCAAAGACTG CAAATTCACTGGCAACTTTTTTTATGACTACATGATGGGGATTGAGTTTAACCCTCGAATAGGAAAGTGGTTTGATTTCAAGCTCTTCTTCAATGGGCGCCCTGGTATTGTAGCCTGGACTCTAATTAACCTTTCCTATGCTGCTAAACAACAGGAACTGTATGGTCAAGTAACCAACTCCATGATCCTTGTCAATGCCCTTCAG GGTATTTATGTTTTGGACTTCTTCTGGAATGAAGCCTGGTATTTGAAAACCATCGATATCTGCCATGATCATTTTGGATGGTACTTGGGCTGGGGAGACTGTGTTTGGTTGCCATACCTCTATACTCTGCAG GGTTTATATTTGGTTTATCACCCTGTCCAACTCGGCACGGCTAACGCTGTAGGGATCTTGATACTGGGATTGGTTGGCTATTATATCTTCAGGGTGACCAACCACCAGAAAGATCTCTTCCGTCGTACAAATGGCAACTGCAAGATATGGGGAAAGAAGCCGGAATACATTGAGTGTTCCTACATGTCTGTGGATGGTACAAG tattaacTTGGAATTGAAGAAAAGTTGCATGTATTCATATTCCTGA
- the DHCR7 gene encoding 7-dehydrocholesterol reductase isoform X4, protein MYQCSLINPLVDLLMGNTHLSDIWNKTPTLTYKAAGIYILWVTFQVILYVFIPDFCHKFLPGYVGGIQEGAVTPAGVVNKYEINGLQAWIITHVLWFANAFYFHCFSPTIIFDNWIPLLWCANILGYGVSTFAMIKGYFFPTNAKDCKFTGNFFYDYMMGIEFNPRIGKWFDFKLFFNGRPGIVAWTLINLSYAAKQQELYGQVTNSMILVNALQGIYVLDFFWNEAWYLKTIDICHDHFGWYLGWGDCVWLPYLYTLQGLYLVYHPVQLGTANAVGILILGLVGYYIFRVTNHQKDLFRRTNGNCKIWGKKPEYIECSYMSVDGTRYYSKLMTSGFWGWARHFNYTGDLMGSLAYCLTCGFAHILPYFYIVYMAILLIHRCVRDEHRCFSKYGKDWKRYTTKVPYRLIPGVF, encoded by the exons ATG TACCAGTGCTCCCTGATCAATCCACTCGTTGACTTGCTCATGGGGAATACGCATCTGTCTGACATCTGGAACAAAACTCCTACGCTGACATACAAGGCTGCTGGCATCTATATCCTTTGGGTCACTTTCCAG GTGATTTTGTATGTGTTCATTCCTGATTTCTGCCATAAGTTCCTTCCTGGATATGTAGGAGGTATACAGGAAGGTGCTGTCACTCCTGCTG GTGTAGTAAATAAGTATGAAATCAATGGACTTCAGGCTTGGATCATTACCCATGTGCTTTGGTTTGCAAATGCCTTTTACTTCCACTGCTTCTCACCTACCATAATTTTTGACAACTGGATTCCTCTTCTGTGGTGTGCCAACATCCTGGGATATGGGGTTTCCACGTTTGCAATGATTAAAGGCTACTTTTTCCCTACTAATGCCAAAGACTG CAAATTCACTGGCAACTTTTTTTATGACTACATGATGGGGATTGAGTTTAACCCTCGAATAGGAAAGTGGTTTGATTTCAAGCTCTTCTTCAATGGGCGCCCTGGTATTGTAGCCTGGACTCTAATTAACCTTTCCTATGCTGCTAAACAACAGGAACTGTATGGTCAAGTAACCAACTCCATGATCCTTGTCAATGCCCTTCAG GGTATTTATGTTTTGGACTTCTTCTGGAATGAAGCCTGGTATTTGAAAACCATCGATATCTGCCATGATCATTTTGGATGGTACTTGGGCTGGGGAGACTGTGTTTGGTTGCCATACCTCTATACTCTGCAG GGTTTATATTTGGTTTATCACCCTGTCCAACTCGGCACGGCTAACGCTGTAGGGATCTTGATACTGGGATTGGTTGGCTATTATATCTTCAGGGTGACCAACCACCAGAAAGATCTCTTCCGTCGTACAAATGGCAACTGCAAGATATGGGGAAAGAAGCCGGAATACATTGAGTGTTCCTACATGTCTGTGGATGGTACAAGGTACTACAGCAAACTGATGACCTCAGGCTTCTGGGGATGGGCACGCCATTTCAATTACACAGGAGATTTAATGGGTTCCCTAGCCTACTGCCTGACTTGTGGGTTTGCACATATCTTGCCTTATTTCTACATTGTTTATATGGCTATTCTGCTGATCCACCGTTGCGTTAGGGATGAACACCGTTGTTTCAGCAAATACGGGAAGGACTGGAAGCGCTATACTACTAAAGTGCCTTACCGGCTGATACCAGGAGTATTTTAA
- the DHCR7 gene encoding 7-dehydrocholesterol reductase isoform X2, translating to MAALQEKRSSEERRRKSVQNGTQTSQGQWGRAWEVDWFSLASILFLLVFAPLIVYYFIMSCDQYQCSLINPLVDLLMGNTHLSDIWNKTPTLTYKAAGIYILWVTFQVILYVFIPDFCHKFLPGYVGGIQEGAVTPAGVVNKYEINGLQAWIITHVLWFANAFYFHCFSPTIIFDNWIPLLWCANILGYGVSTFAMIKGYFFPTNAKDCKFTGNFFYDYMMGIEFNPRIGKWFDFKLFFNGRPGIVAWTLINLSYAAKQQELYGQVTNSMILVNALQGIYVLDFFWNEAWYLKTIDICHDHFGWYLGWGDCVWLPYLYTLQGLYLVYHPVQLGTANAVGILILGLVGYYIFRVTNHQKDLFRRTNGNCKIWGKKPEYIECSYMSVDGTRYYSKLMTSGFWGWARHFNYTGDLMGSLAYCLTCGFAHILPYFYIVYMAILLIHRCVRDEHRCFSKYGKDWKRYTTKVPYRLIPGVF from the exons ATGGCAGCCCTTCAGGAGAAAAGATCTTCTGAAGAAAGAAGGCGCAAAAGTGTCCAAAATGGTACTCAGACATCTCAAGGACAGTGGGGAAGAGCATG GGAAGTAGACTGGTTTTCTTTAGCAAGCATCCTTTTCCTGCTCGTGTTTGCACCACTCATTGTATATTACTTCATAATGTCCTGTGACCAGTACCAGTGCTCCCTGATCAATCCACTCGTTGACTTGCTCATGGGGAATACGCATCTGTCTGACATCTGGAACAAAACTCCTACGCTGACATACAAGGCTGCTGGCATCTATATCCTTTGGGTCACTTTCCAG GTGATTTTGTATGTGTTCATTCCTGATTTCTGCCATAAGTTCCTTCCTGGATATGTAGGAGGTATACAGGAAGGTGCTGTCACTCCTGCTG GTGTAGTAAATAAGTATGAAATCAATGGACTTCAGGCTTGGATCATTACCCATGTGCTTTGGTTTGCAAATGCCTTTTACTTCCACTGCTTCTCACCTACCATAATTTTTGACAACTGGATTCCTCTTCTGTGGTGTGCCAACATCCTGGGATATGGGGTTTCCACGTTTGCAATGATTAAAGGCTACTTTTTCCCTACTAATGCCAAAGACTG CAAATTCACTGGCAACTTTTTTTATGACTACATGATGGGGATTGAGTTTAACCCTCGAATAGGAAAGTGGTTTGATTTCAAGCTCTTCTTCAATGGGCGCCCTGGTATTGTAGCCTGGACTCTAATTAACCTTTCCTATGCTGCTAAACAACAGGAACTGTATGGTCAAGTAACCAACTCCATGATCCTTGTCAATGCCCTTCAG GGTATTTATGTTTTGGACTTCTTCTGGAATGAAGCCTGGTATTTGAAAACCATCGATATCTGCCATGATCATTTTGGATGGTACTTGGGCTGGGGAGACTGTGTTTGGTTGCCATACCTCTATACTCTGCAG GGTTTATATTTGGTTTATCACCCTGTCCAACTCGGCACGGCTAACGCTGTAGGGATCTTGATACTGGGATTGGTTGGCTATTATATCTTCAGGGTGACCAACCACCAGAAAGATCTCTTCCGTCGTACAAATGGCAACTGCAAGATATGGGGAAAGAAGCCGGAATACATTGAGTGTTCCTACATGTCTGTGGATGGTACAAGGTACTACAGCAAACTGATGACCTCAGGCTTCTGGGGATGGGCACGCCATTTCAATTACACAGGAGATTTAATGGGTTCCCTAGCCTACTGCCTGACTTGTGGGTTTGCACATATCTTGCCTTATTTCTACATTGTTTATATGGCTATTCTGCTGATCCACCGTTGCGTTAGGGATGAACACCGTTGTTTCAGCAAATACGGGAAGGACTGGAAGCGCTATACTACTAAAGTGCCTTACCGGCTGATACCAGGAGTATTTTAA
- the DHCR7 gene encoding 7-dehydrocholesterol reductase isoform X1, with protein sequence MKSVSLDCSVQDSMAALQEKRSSEERRRKSVQNGTQTSQGQWGRAWEVDWFSLASILFLLVFAPLIVYYFIMSCDQYQCSLINPLVDLLMGNTHLSDIWNKTPTLTYKAAGIYILWVTFQVILYVFIPDFCHKFLPGYVGGIQEGAVTPAGVVNKYEINGLQAWIITHVLWFANAFYFHCFSPTIIFDNWIPLLWCANILGYGVSTFAMIKGYFFPTNAKDCKFTGNFFYDYMMGIEFNPRIGKWFDFKLFFNGRPGIVAWTLINLSYAAKQQELYGQVTNSMILVNALQGIYVLDFFWNEAWYLKTIDICHDHFGWYLGWGDCVWLPYLYTLQGLYLVYHPVQLGTANAVGILILGLVGYYIFRVTNHQKDLFRRTNGNCKIWGKKPEYIECSYMSVDGTRYYSKLMTSGFWGWARHFNYTGDLMGSLAYCLTCGFAHILPYFYIVYMAILLIHRCVRDEHRCFSKYGKDWKRYTTKVPYRLIPGVF encoded by the exons GACAGCATGGCAGCCCTTCAGGAGAAAAGATCTTCTGAAGAAAGAAGGCGCAAAAGTGTCCAAAATGGTACTCAGACATCTCAAGGACAGTGGGGAAGAGCATG GGAAGTAGACTGGTTTTCTTTAGCAAGCATCCTTTTCCTGCTCGTGTTTGCACCACTCATTGTATATTACTTCATAATGTCCTGTGACCAGTACCAGTGCTCCCTGATCAATCCACTCGTTGACTTGCTCATGGGGAATACGCATCTGTCTGACATCTGGAACAAAACTCCTACGCTGACATACAAGGCTGCTGGCATCTATATCCTTTGGGTCACTTTCCAG GTGATTTTGTATGTGTTCATTCCTGATTTCTGCCATAAGTTCCTTCCTGGATATGTAGGAGGTATACAGGAAGGTGCTGTCACTCCTGCTG GTGTAGTAAATAAGTATGAAATCAATGGACTTCAGGCTTGGATCATTACCCATGTGCTTTGGTTTGCAAATGCCTTTTACTTCCACTGCTTCTCACCTACCATAATTTTTGACAACTGGATTCCTCTTCTGTGGTGTGCCAACATCCTGGGATATGGGGTTTCCACGTTTGCAATGATTAAAGGCTACTTTTTCCCTACTAATGCCAAAGACTG CAAATTCACTGGCAACTTTTTTTATGACTACATGATGGGGATTGAGTTTAACCCTCGAATAGGAAAGTGGTTTGATTTCAAGCTCTTCTTCAATGGGCGCCCTGGTATTGTAGCCTGGACTCTAATTAACCTTTCCTATGCTGCTAAACAACAGGAACTGTATGGTCAAGTAACCAACTCCATGATCCTTGTCAATGCCCTTCAG GGTATTTATGTTTTGGACTTCTTCTGGAATGAAGCCTGGTATTTGAAAACCATCGATATCTGCCATGATCATTTTGGATGGTACTTGGGCTGGGGAGACTGTGTTTGGTTGCCATACCTCTATACTCTGCAG GGTTTATATTTGGTTTATCACCCTGTCCAACTCGGCACGGCTAACGCTGTAGGGATCTTGATACTGGGATTGGTTGGCTATTATATCTTCAGGGTGACCAACCACCAGAAAGATCTCTTCCGTCGTACAAATGGCAACTGCAAGATATGGGGAAAGAAGCCGGAATACATTGAGTGTTCCTACATGTCTGTGGATGGTACAAGGTACTACAGCAAACTGATGACCTCAGGCTTCTGGGGATGGGCACGCCATTTCAATTACACAGGAGATTTAATGGGTTCCCTAGCCTACTGCCTGACTTGTGGGTTTGCACATATCTTGCCTTATTTCTACATTGTTTATATGGCTATTCTGCTGATCCACCGTTGCGTTAGGGATGAACACCGTTGTTTCAGCAAATACGGGAAGGACTGGAAGCGCTATACTACTAAAGTGCCTTACCGGCTGATACCAGGAGTATTTTAA